The DNA region GCCACGTTTGTGACAAGACACAAAGGAGCTCAATGTTTGCATTTATTTTCGAACAGATGGTGCAGCGTTGCTGATCAGTCTCATCACCCGAGCCGTCCTTCATCACTTTCACTTCCACAAACCTGTCAACAGCATCCGCTTCTCCCCCGATGGCAGGTAAGGCTGACTTTGCATGTTTGATGACGAGACTTACGAAAACCACACCTGTGCCTCTTTCCTTATACATTTACCCATCTCTTCAATGTATTTGGCTTCCGCACTTTTGGGAGTATTCAGTGCTTATTTATGTGGGAAATCGACGAGTGccggctttgtttttttttttcccctctcaggAAGTTTGTGGCCACAAAGGAGAATGTAGCTCTGATGTACCACGCTCCTGGGAAGCAGCGGGAGTTTAACGCCTTCGTTTTAGACAAGAGCTACTACGGTCCGTACGATGAGACCACCTGCATTGACTGGACAGACGACTCCAAGTGAGTACAAGCTTGTAAGACATGACAGTTGTCGGGGGAAACGTGTCACTCGAACTAAGTAAATAATTGTGATATTTTGCTTCAGGTGTTTTGTGGTGGGAAGTAAAGACATGTCGACGTGGGTGTTTGGAGCCGAGCGCTGGGCCAACCTGATTTACTACTCCCTAGGTGGACACAAGGACATCATTGTGGGCTGTTTCTTTGAGAAGGATAGTCTAGATGTACGTTTACTTTCGCTCTCCTCACAgtctaaaaggaaaaaaaatgtgtcgGTTTATGGTAATTCATCCctcgtttgtttgtttgttcgtgGATTCAGCTTTACACAGTGAGCCAGGACGGGACGCTGTGTGTCTGGGAGAGCGATACCGAACTGGATGGCCTCGTTCTGAAGAAGAGCCCGGACAAACCCAAGGCCCAGAGACAAGAAGAGGAAGACGACGAAGACAGGGTGGAGGGAGAGGAAGGAGAGGTGATCAGAGGAAAACACGAAAATccaaaagacaaagacaaggaCAAGACCAAGAATGTTCGATACAAGATGATGAGCAAGTAAGATGCCGTAGTTCCTTTAAGAAATCCACGTTGGTGTCAGTGTGTGCGGGagctttcacaaatgtttatcCTATAAAGTCAAACGCAGGCCTTGTTTAACCCAAATATCAAACATCGTGGTGCAAATCTTTATAATATCCACGAGGGAAAAGCATACTTTTGGTTTGAGAGGTTGGATAGAGCCCAAAATGTGTTTACCTTCTGTGCTTACAGACACTTTTTCAACAAAGAAGGGGATTTCAACAACCTGACCGCTGCTGCATATCATAAGTCGACTCACATCCTGGTTACAGGGTTCGCCTCTGGGATATTCCACCTGCACGAACTCCCAGAGTTTAACCTCATTCACTCCCTCAGGTGAGAGACAACTTGGATTTATTGTGCAGTGCTTTCATTCATTTGTCATTTAACTCCGACTACTGCAGCTGAGCAtttacatgttttgttttttacttgcAGTATTTCAGATCAGAGGATCGCGTCGGTGGCTCTGAACAGCTCTGGAGATTGGATTGCCATCGGGTGCTCACGTAAGAGTcacttgccttttttttttgtttttttttttgtttttttttttgtttgatcttATGGAGTTATTATTGCGGTTGGAAGAAATTTAAACTTTAAAGCATCGACCCTTTTCAGGAATGGGTCAGCTGTTGGTGTGGGAGTGGCAGAGCGAATCGTACGTCTTCAAGCAGCAGGGACACTTCAACAACATGGCCTCGCTGGCTTACTCGCCGGACGGACAGTACATCGTAACGGGAGGAGATGACGGCAAAGTGAGTCTTCCAATAAGTTCAGATAAGCGGAGGCTGTAAAGTGTTAATGATTTCTTTAGTATATTTAATTGAAAACGGtacaaaaaaagaggaaaacgaCGGAATCAAATTGCATCTTTTCTCGTTTTTTCTATCTACATCATTCATAATAAAGGAAAATGTTCCTCTTTAACCCTCTTTAGGTCAAAGTGTGGAACACCAACAGCGGCCTCTGCTTTGTCACCTTCACCGAGCACACCAGCAGCGTCACAAACGTCACCTTTACCTCCAGCGGATTTGTCATCGTCAGCGCCTCCCTGGACGGCACGGTCCGAGCCTTCGACCTGCACAGGTGACCGTGGAGCGAAGCCGAAGCGCTCCCAGAATTTGAAAGAGATGCACTCTAAGATCGGATGGGGACAAAGGGAAATGATGCCAGGAGTTAAGCGAGAGTGTTTGCAATTGCAGGTACCGAAACTTCAGGACCTTCACGTCGCCTCGACCTGCGCAGTTCTCCTCCCTCGCTGTGGATGTCAGCGGGGAGCTGGTGAGCGCAGGAGCTCAGGATTCCTTTGAGATCTTCCTCTGGTCCATGCAGACAGGCAGACTGCTTGAGGTAGGCAAATATCCtacatttgtgtttatttacagTTGCACAACGTTTTTATAAGGCATCATTTCAAGCTAACGCGCTGTTCAGCTTGACTTAAGATGACACCGTTATCGTTCCAGGTCCTCGGGGGTCACGAGGGTCCAGTCAGCTGCCTGTGCTTCAGTCCAGTTCAGTCCATTCTGGCCAGCGCCTCGTGGGACCGCACCATCCGGCTGTGGGACATGTTGGACAGCTGGCAGGTCAAGGAAACTCTTCCCCTCACATCTGATGGTAAAAACTGAATCTTTACCAAACAAACTTGGCAATTTGCTGTCAGATTGAATCTCTTTGCTGCTGTAAGATTTTGATGCTGCCACTAGGGGGCACCAGATAGAATCATTTCATTCTACATGCATCATGCATTTCTTTAGTTTCTTCTGTGTTTGTCCCCtataaaaatagttttttttcttgtgagaAACCAttgaaaatttaattaaaaaaacttttgttttggaTAATTTGAAGTGAACGCGCCTCATTTTGTGGTCCTCAGGCTTGTCGGTGACGTATCGCCCGGACGGTCAGGAGTTAGCCGTGGCCACCCTGAACGGAGAGATCGCTTTCTGGGACCCCCAAACAGCCGCGCAAACGGGCTCTGTGGTGGGACGTCACGACCTGGAGACGGGCCGCAAAGAGACCGATAAAATCACAGCCAAGCAGTTGGCTAAGGGCAAGTGAGTGGGCATGAACACAGCGCTAGCATTTCCACTTGTTGCGGTCAATGTGTTTGATTTGTTCGGGTTGTTTTTCTGCTCTAAGATCGTTCACTTCGCTGTGCTACTCTGCGGACGGGGAGTCTATTTTGGCAGGAGGCCAGTCTAAGTTTGTCTGCATCTACAACGTCAAGGAGCAGATGCTCATGAAGAAGTTTGAGATCTCCTGCAACTTGTCGTTTGATGCCATGGAGGTACAGTTCCACAGTCATTAGCTGCTGGCAAAGGGACGGAGCAAAGCACAACATGTTAAGACTGTCAAACACATCACCTCTTTGAAGACTGCCTGTACTGTGAACACGAATTTCACCAAACGGGGTTCCTCGAAAAGGTTTTTGCTTTTGCGAGCTCTCAGTTGTGTCGTCCGGTTTCGTCTTGCAGGAGTTCCTGGACAGGCGGAAGATGACCGAGTTCGGCAGCCTGGCCCTGGTGGACGAGGGGGCCGGAGACGGCGACGGGGTCAACATCAACCTGCCAGGAGTCAGGAAAGGTGTGTCATTTGTTTCTGCTGCATGTTACGGTGGCCctgagggagagaaaaaacgcAACGCAGCCGCATTAAACAACATGCAGCTGCGTTTTATCTTTATGGAAAAGACGGGGACAGCAGTCGTTGCTTGTGATTGGACGGCGCCACAACACTTCACTCTCTACTGACTATTTACTCAGCTAGATAGCAAGATCACtgggggtgggacgatatgctttggtcacgattcgattgtgtcacgattcttgataattgcgattctacaagtattgcgattcggtatgatcagtaattgcaattttcttcctccttaaaaaaaacaaacaagttgaatcgtACACTTTGAGAATGAATCTCattcccataaacaatgcacatcagtctgtgtcagtcagtccagcagctgacatttatttcaactcagacaaaaagaggcattttttaaagtttacagttacaaaatgaattggaATGTCCACAcggcacaaatgtgggctagttttaacacaacttaatgtaatgaattgatgaagtttttctggacacggatatgacgtaatataatcgattcaggggagaaaaatcgatttttaaaatcatcccataaaaaaatcgCGATCTGTACacgaattgatttttttttttttttttttcgcccacccctaaagATCACCCTTCTGTAGTGCTGTCTGAATGTATAGTGAGACTTGATATCGTGATATTTGATAAAGTACCCCACGATGCGGAGTGAAAGGTAACGCATCATTGACGGTCACTTGCCCCGCTGATTCAGTGcgctgaagaagaaaaaaagcatctgcgagttttttttaatatctttcAAGTTCTTCTTAGCAATATGAATGAGCCTCCTTTattcctctgtgttttttttgctcGACTATTAACGGTAGTTTTTCTCCCACGTGTCCTTAAAGGTGACATGAGTTCCCGTCGGTTCAAGCCAGAGATCAGAGTCAGCTCACTGCGCTTCTCCCCCACTGGTAGGTAACAGCGACTGAGGAAATAAGAGACAAAGAAGATCAAATATTTCCTTTTACCGATACAAAACCTTTGCGCGTTAATGAAGTGGTTCCACCTGTCAGGTCGCAGCTGGTCCGCCACCACCACCGAGGGCCTGCTGGTCTACTCCCTTGACGGATCTCTGGTCTTCGATCCATACGACCTGGACCTGGACGTGACGCCGGCCAGCATACGCAAGCAGCTGCGCCTTCAGGAGTGGGCGTCGGCCATCGTCCTGGCGTTCAGACTCAACGAAAAAGCCCTCAAGCAGGAAGTGCTGGAAACGGTGCCGCACGAGCAGAGTGGGTGAACTTGGCTCTGCCGTCTGCGACTTTTGCGACCTTTAAAACCGACGAAACCCGAGCGATCCTGGTTttctgcgtgtgtttgtgtttcagtcCCGGTGGTCTGCGGCTCCCTGCCCGACATCTACGTGGAGAAGCTGCTGGGCTTCGTGGCGGCGTGTTTGGAGAAGtcgggacacctgcagttctacATGACCTGGGCCCAGAACCTGCTCATGCTGCACGGACAGAAACTGAAGAACAGGTCTGTTTATTGAGAGGTCGCAACACATCTCTGTATGGTTTACGGTCACATTTTTCTACACTTCAGTTCCTAACTCGGAGCGACTCTGCCGGCGCTCTCTTTGTCTTGCAGGTCAGGCTCCATTCTGCCCACACTGCAGGCGCTGCAGAAGAGCATCCAGAGACACTTTGACAATCTGTCCAAACTGTAAGTCTCAACATTTTGCAACATCAACTGTCActcctcattaaaaaaaaaaaaattaagcttAGTCCTTTCTTAAACATGTGTTTTCTCTGCACAGATGTGACTTCAACATGTACAACATCCGCTACGCTGTGGCCCTTTCGAAGCAGAGAGGCCTAAAGAGGCCAGCGGAGGAGgcggagaaggaggaggaggaggatgaggggCTGTCTGAGGGAATGAGCGAGGCTTCTTTGGAGGAAGCAGACATGATGCTGTCATGATAATGTCTCACTGCAGATGTTCAACTTTAATAGCTGATTTTTCTGTACATTAATATTATGATTgtatgctctttttttcttcttttttaaataaattcaatatgtgacttctttttttatttatttagtttttcagtcattttagaATGGTGCAATGTGACATTTGTGATGTATGCAGCACTCAAGTGAGTTACTTAAATAGATTtccatttaaaataataaagttGATCAAGCGGCAGGGACACCTGTTGACGCGGACAGGAAGTCTTCAGCTCGGCCTTCGCGGTTGTCTTTCATGGACACGCCTTCTTTTACAGCCCTTGAATTGGGACTCAGCTAATGACTGCAGACACTACAGCCTCACTTTCTGGCTCACGCAGAAAACATGAGGCGTGCTTACACCGTGTTTTACGGCGTTTACCTGAACGTATGGTGCGTTTAGGGCACTTTCGTAAACGCGAAATTTAATTTTGAAATGGCCACAAAGGTGACTTGTTCTTTATGATAAGACGTAAATCTTCACTTTGCTACCAACTGTCTTTGTGTAATGACTTTAAGACGATTTTCGTTCAAGTCTATTTTCAAAGGTCTCCTGCTTTCTTAGTCCATGAGTTAAATGTTGTTATCCAGTGTCCTGTTATGAGTATCTGGGTCAATCAATAAATCTCTCTTTAATATAGATTTTTCCAAGAAGTCTCACATGACATGCTTTCTatttgatgtggttttatggTGCCAAATAGTCTTAGTTCTTTCCATATTTACTTTTCTCATCTTCATTATCCACACAGTTTTTCCGAATCCTTTTAAAAGTGAGCAGCGGACTTGTTGAGATGTAGTTTTATGGCAGTAGACAGAAAATCCCTCTATTGCTCCTTTTTCTCAACTCTACGTTCCAGCTATTGGTGAGAATGTTAAGTTTTATGATACTTTAACacacatatatagatatatatttcaTGAATCTCGAGTTATTTTTTAGGACAATAAAACCATTTGTCTCGATTGTTGACCTGGAAGACACTCTACCCTCACGTTGCCAGTCTTACATGCGTGTTGATGACACAGCAAGTGACCTTTTCTATGGGCCTTGTGagctttgtgaaaaaaaatggaaaacctGGACCTAAAAATCCACaagaacattttgaaaaacagcTGATTCAAACCAGAAGACAGTAAGTTCCAAGTAAAATTAAAAGAACGTAAGACATAGAGTGCACATAGcttggagaaggaggaggatcGTAAAAGCTGTAAAACAAGTTTACAGCTTAGTTTCTTTTAGTGTGACAGACGTGTCATTTCATCAGTGCTTCTGTAGAACTAAGATCACTTGACAAAGACACAAAATATCAGctttatgatttttttatcttttctttgtCATGACTTAAAACATTCTCCAGACAGTTACTAACATGTATTTgaaaaagggtgaaaaaaaaggtaaagacagaaaaagataGTGGCTGGTTAATATCTGGCAAAGTAcagcaaaaaacacaaaaaaagttgtgaaaggTCAACGCGCAACCAAGGCAAAGCATAGAACAGGACAGGACTAACATATGTCATTACCGTATGTTTTTATGAGTATAATAGTTCATAATTTGAAAATGGAACAGTTAAACTTCCTCACACTTATGGCTTATTTACATGGGGACTCGTTGTACAATAATATGGGGAAGTTTGCTGATAACAATGGGATTTTCATATTTGATGGGATTTCGAAACTTTGTTTTGGATATAAAACAGGATGCGATTTTATTTACTTACTTATAACTCCTTATTATAAGTTTAGATGGAATTGTTCTATCTACCCTTAAGCCACCTTCGTTTCTTTATGTATTTCCAGGAAAACAACATGGATGCATTAGTTTCCTGAAAGATGTGCAAAAATAGATGTAAATCCAGTAAATAAGCTGTTAAAACCccctgtaaaaataaaataaataaatgtaactcAACCGTTACAACTTAGGATGTTGGTTACAAAGTGTACCTTGATGCACCATGACTCCACGGTGCCGCCCACAGGCCTGACCGTAAAACGAGTGTAGAGGCGCACTAAAATTTACAGCGTCGTGAGACAGAAGAGAGGATGCGGTGACCGCAGGCCAAAAATGAGGGAAACTAAGAACATGTCCGAGTCCCCATCTCAAGCGGGGAAAGAAATACCAGCGAAAAAGCAAAAACTGAGCAGCGACGAGAACAGTAACCCTGATTTGTCAGGAGACGAGAATGTAAGCGGTTTAATTGTGTTTCTATGACTACAGCCCCTTTTGGCGGGTTAGCTTGGTGCTAAGGCAGCCGaccagctaaaaaaaagcttagCTAGCATCTTTGTCCATGCACGCCGGCTCAGCTCAGTTAACACACCTGCTGCGGTTGTGTTGTTGACAGTCAACCTGTTTGTTATCACCAAAGCATGACGAGCAGAGAGACCAGATTTTTATTTCAGCAACACGCGCTCAAACGCTTGTCGTTCACGTGCAGACTAGCTGTAGAAGAAGTGGCTAAGTTGACCGGGGAAGTGCAAGTCCTAATCTCGACCGTGAATTGCAGCAATGTGGAAATCAAACTGTTGAATTTAGGATTCAATTAAAGTGGCTTAAATTTGAAAGGCGTTTACAATGCGGCTAATCGGAGATTACCTGTTGTTACAAACATGGAACCCAACTCAGAGCCATCTTTGTCCCCTGTGAATGTTATTTATCCCCCTTGCAGAAGAACTAAACTACAAGAAATCAAGTATTTTATATTCTAGTGGTTCAAAAACAGTCTCGTTTGGGTTTCATGTATGGTGCAGCAACATGATTAAGGTTCACAGTTTGTGACTAAACAAAGGAGATTGTGACAAACTGGTGAAGAGTTCATTTGGTTCCACAGTGTAGTACCAAGTGGCAAAGATGCTCTTAAAGGAACATTACACCAGCTCAAGTTACCAGACTGATACTGACACTATTTTGTTGTAGTTTTTCCctttaataaatgtttttatgtaGATGATGTAGCTGACAGTAACgcctgtattttttttaattttttttttgtaattcaggtttttatttctttgtctttGGTGTTTGACAGTACAGCATTTTACATTGTGAGACATTTCTTATCATATGCATTACATGTAGTATCAGTGTCATagcaaaaccaaaataaaataaaagtacagTATGAACGATACTGTTCATAAAGAGGACATATTGATGGTTACATAGCTAGAGAGCATATCCATACAATAGATTATAGTGCTGGATACAGGATACAATCAGAGGGAGGTATTCATACTGCAGGCTGATCAGGCAATATGATATAAGcccagaacatttttttttttttaataggggGGGGGGTCATGCGTCTGCATACCCCTCAGAAAGTAGGTAGTTGTGCCCCAGCTGAGGATTAAAATTATGTGCATCTTAACCGTCTAATCTGAAAGCTCTTTGTATTTACAGCTGATGATGTTGGTTATTCTTTCGCACATCTGACCTGTGGCGTTCCTCAGGGATCTACTCTTGGGCCTCTTTTGATTCTCTTTATTCTTAAGGTCCCTCGTGGGCTTTAACTTTTTTGCATTTGTCGCACGAGCGGAGCTAACTTTTTCATTTAGGTGCACGTAAATTTGTCCCTCTACCTTTTATTGCCGCAATAATGTATTTGAacgttgttgggtttttttttgttattttttgcgtACTTATTGATAGTTTAAGAATGACTGTAAACGGGAATAAAAGTGCAGCTAAATATTTGTCTTTATCGGAATTACAGAGCAAGCAAAATGAGCaaaaacataattttttttaaacaaagactTTCAAAGTAAATTATCAAAGTGTTTGATAAAGctaaaaattgaaaaaattgATTAGAGTTGTGTTTagcaacataaaaaacaacaacccggGACTTCTAGCTTGACAGTGTTTTCGTTTTAACCTCAACGTTAATGTTCTTCTTCTGTGACAGAGAGAAAAACTCAGACTACGCAGCCGTGAAgctgtttttcttcactttgTTTTTGGCACACACTGTGGATCCAAATATTCACTTGGTTTAAACTACAGCTGAGATGTCTTTTTAGCCTAATTCTTTTTTTGCTACGTTTCCTGCTTCAAATGTAGCTTTTATCCCTTTTTTCTGCCTgtcttttaatatatatatatatagatatatatatatatatctatatatatatattgttttttttttaaaggtaccACAGTAAACTAAAATGTGCGCAATGTTTTGTAGGATGAcgccgtcagtgttgagagcgGGACCAACGCCGAGCGCCCGGACACGCCCACCAACACGGCCAACGCCCCGGGCAGGAAGAGCTGGGGAAAGGGCAAGTGGAAGTCCAAGAAGTGCAGATACTCTTTTAAATGCGTCAACAGCCTGAGGGTGGGTTCAGCCACTGATCTGATGTGCATGTTGAGCCCTGGTTGCATCATTTCCTCAAATAAAACTTATTTCTATGAAGAAGTGTCGGTAAAGCTGAAACTTTGATGAGTGTAAACAATCAGAGTGTGTTATAGGAGGACCATGGCCAGCCGCTGTTTGGGGTCCAGTTTAACTGGCACAGCAAGGAGGGAGACCCGCTGGTGTTCGCTACAGTCGGGAGCAACAGGGTAAGTTATAGCGATGTGGGTTCGAAACGTATAGTTTTGCTCAGTTTGCTTGACTGTGTTGTCAGATTAACATGTCACATCATCAGTGCTGATATCTGACCTCttaattttcttgtttttatacCATTTACTCGCCACTTAAAATTCCCCCCAAAAAATCAGTAAAGTTGCCCCACCGAGGCAGCCTGAGCTGACGTTCTTATTGTCGACGTTCTTACTTTGTAATGATGTCATCCGTGTGGAAAAGAAAAGCGCAGTTTCGGCTTTTCAGCTGTCGGCTGCGTTTAGAGGAATTTTCCCTCCGATTTGAACTGCAGTGAATAATAAATGAGCTGATCAGAACTTAAATTTGAAAGGTTACAGTGGTACTGGTTACGGCAAAGCGTTAACCCCGGCCAGAACCTTGTGCTGTCACACTAATAAAATGACACTTGTCAGTGTCGGCGCTGTCCCGTGATAAAGGAGACAATTAAGGAAGCATTGGAGCTCCTTTCCTTGGCATTTGGAGAA from Odontesthes bonariensis isolate fOdoBon6 chromosome 11, fOdoBon6.hap1, whole genome shotgun sequence includes:
- the pwp2h gene encoding PWP2 small subunit processome component, whose product is MKFAYRFSNLLGAVYRQGNLSFSKDGNAVISPVGNRVSVFDLKNNTSETLPVSTTKNITCVGLSPNGSLAIVVDEDGAALLISLITRAVLHHFHFHKPVNSIRFSPDGRKFVATKENVALMYHAPGKQREFNAFVLDKSYYGPYDETTCIDWTDDSKCFVVGSKDMSTWVFGAERWANLIYYSLGGHKDIIVGCFFEKDSLDLYTVSQDGTLCVWESDTELDGLVLKKSPDKPKAQRQEEEDDEDRVEGEEGEVIRGKHENPKDKDKDKTKNVRYKMMSKHFFNKEGDFNNLTAAAYHKSTHILVTGFASGIFHLHELPEFNLIHSLSISDQRIASVALNSSGDWIAIGCSRMGQLLVWEWQSESYVFKQQGHFNNMASLAYSPDGQYIVTGGDDGKVKVWNTNSGLCFVTFTEHTSSVTNVTFTSSGFVIVSASLDGTVRAFDLHRYRNFRTFTSPRPAQFSSLAVDVSGELVSAGAQDSFEIFLWSMQTGRLLEVLGGHEGPVSCLCFSPVQSILASASWDRTIRLWDMLDSWQVKETLPLTSDGLSVTYRPDGQELAVATLNGEIAFWDPQTAAQTGSVVGRHDLETGRKETDKITAKQLAKGKSFTSLCYSADGESILAGGQSKFVCIYNVKEQMLMKKFEISCNLSFDAMEEFLDRRKMTEFGSLALVDEGAGDGDGVNINLPGVRKGDMSSRRFKPEIRVSSLRFSPTGRSWSATTTEGLLVYSLDGSLVFDPYDLDLDVTPASIRKQLRLQEWASAIVLAFRLNEKALKQEVLETVPHEQIPVVCGSLPDIYVEKLLGFVAACLEKSGHLQFYMTWAQNLLMLHGQKLKNRSGSILPTLQALQKSIQRHFDNLSKLCDFNMYNIRYAVALSKQRGLKRPAEEAEKEEEEDEGLSEGMSEASLEEADMMLS